A genomic window from Nicotiana sylvestris chromosome 11, ASM39365v2, whole genome shotgun sequence includes:
- the LOC138880859 gene encoding uncharacterized protein: protein MVIEVQPPWKMYFDGAAHCGGAGAGIVFVTYQGEVMPYSFMLTQLFSNNVAEYQALILGLEMAVKMKWLQLQVFGDSQLMVHQFLGSYKVKKPELFPYHDYAKKLMGWLDYVTIQHVPRKENKNADALAALASSLTLPDQAQVTVCQKWVVLLPNKAEGEENELKHLVAIFEVEKEEWRQPIIDYLCYGILLENPWIITEICRRAPRFLYYKDTLYRRTFEGVFLQCLGEDETLQALQEAHSGECGSH from the coding sequence ATGGTCATCGAAGTTCagcctccatggaagatgtactttgatggtgctgcacaTTGCGGAGGAGCTGGTGCTGGTATAGTATTTGTCACTTATCAAGGTGAAGTTATGCCCTACTCTTTTATGTTGACGCAACTCTTCTCTAACAACGTTGCTGAGTATCAAGCactaatacttgggcttgaaatggctgTCAAAATGAAGTGGTTGCAATtacaagtctttggtgactctcaGTTAATGGTCCATCAGTTTTTAGGTAGTTACAaggtcaagaagcctgaactattcccatatcatgattacgctaaaAAGTTAATGGGGTGGCTCGATTATGTGACTAttcagcatgtgccaaggaaagaaaataagaatgcGGACGCTTTAGCTGCCCTAGCTTCATCTTTAACCCTTCCTGATCAAGCGCAAGTTActgtctgccaaaaatgggtagtactaCTGCCAAATAaggctgaaggtgaagaaaatgaactcaagcatcttgtcgcTATTTTTGAAGTCGAGAAAGAAGAATGgagacaacccattatcgactacttgtGCTATGGGATACTTCTAGAAAATCCGTGGATAATAACTGAAATTTGtcgtcgtgcacctcgcttcctttactacaaagatactctatacagaagaacatttgagggagtattcttgcaatgcttaggggaagatgaaacactccaagctttgcaagaagcGCATTCTGGGGAATGTGGGTCACACTag